ATATAACCGATGAAAGATAAATTCTACGCATATATACAAACCCTTCAAGATACCATTACAAACAAGCTTGAAGAAGTTGATGGGAAAGCCAAATTTCAAGAAGACCTTTGGAAACGTCCTGAAGGCGGAGGTGGCAGAACGCGGGTCATAGAAAATGGAGCGGTTTTTGAAAAAGGTGGTGTCAACATTTCTGGCGTGCATGGGGAACTGCCAAAAAGCATGCAGCAATATTTTGGTGTTGAAAATGCTGATTTTTTTGCTTGTGGCCTAAGTCTAGTGTTGCATCCTAAAAACCCAATGGTGCCCACAGTACATGCCAATTGGCGGTATTTTGAAATGTATGATAAGAACGGGAGTATTATCGATCAATGGTTTGGAGGAGGACAAGACCTTACGCCGTATTACTTATTTGAAGAAGATGGAAAACACTTTCACACCATTTGTAAAAAAGCATGTGATGCGCATAATCCTGAATTCTATTTCAACTATAAAAAGCGTTGTGATGAATACTTTTGGAACTCACATCGTAATGAAGCGAGAGGATTAGGTGGGCTTTTCTTTGATTATTGTAAAGCAATCGATACCATGACCATGGAAGATTGGTACAACTTTGTAACCGAAGTTAGCAATAGTTTTTTAGAAGCATATATACCGATTGTTTCAAAAAGAAAAATGCTTCCATACAACCAAAAACAAAGGGATTGGCAGGAAATAAGACGCGGAAGGTATGTGGAGTTTAACCTAGTACATGATAAAGGAACCTTGTTTGGATTAAAGACAAATGGACGTATCGAAAGTATTTTGATGAGCCTTCCGCCGCATGTACAATGGAGATATGACCACCATCCAGAAAAAGGAAGTGACGAGGAGAAATTGATTGAAGTACTGCAAAGTCCCAAGGAATGGGTATAAATTATGATTAGTTTTAAGCATTAAGTGAAAAGTTTTAAGTGTTACGAGCTATGGTGAATTATAAAAACTACAAAGTGTGGCAGCGTTCCCATAATTTAGTACTTAAAATTTATAAAATAACTGAACAATATCCTAAATCCGAGCAATTTGGATTGGTCTCACAAATGAATAGGGCATCCGTTTCAATTCCAACCAACATCGCTGAAGGTTGTGGCAGGGAAACACAGAAAGAACTGATTCGATTTTTATATATTTCATCTGGCTCTGCGCATGAATTGGACTATCTAATTCTGGTTTCAAAAGAACTTGGCCTCATAAATCCGAAAAAAGCGGAGGACTTATTGGTAGAAATCGATGAAATCAAAAAAATGCTGGCAGCACTCATAAAAACCATCAAAAAAACACTTTAGATATAGTAACTTTCAACTTAAAGCTTAAAACCAAATACTTATAGCTTCCAGCTTAAAACTTAGAACAAAAGATATGTATCCACTTATAAGAAATAGAAGATTGCGTGCATCGGAATCCATAAGAAGATTGGTTCGTGAAACCATTGTGACCCCAGATGACTTTTTAGTCCCGCTATTTGTAGTTGAAGGAAAAGGGATTAAAGAAGAGATTCCTTCCATGCCCAACTATTATCGCATGAGTCTGGACCACCTTGAGAAAGAAGTAAAAGAATTATGGCAAATGGGCCTTTGTTCCGTCTTATTGTTCGTGAAGGTTCCAGATAGCTTAAAGGACGACAAAGGAACAGAAGCGCTAAATCCTGAAGGATTGATGCAACGCGCCATCAAAAACGTAAAAAATGCTTGTCCAGAAATGTTGGTCATGACCGATGTCGCCCTGGACCCCTTCTCTTCCTACGGACACGATGGGATTGTTGCAGAAGGACAAATATTGAACGATGAAACTTCTGAGGTTTTAGCAGAAATGAGCGTTTCGCATGCACACGCTGGTGCCGATTTTGTTGCGCCAAGCGATATGATGGATGGTCGTATTCTAACTATTCGGGAAGCTTTGGAAGATGAGGGTTTTCAAAACACGGGGATTATGAGCTATTCCGCCAAATATGCCAGTGCCTTTTATGGGCCTTTTAGAGATGCTTTGGATTCTGCTCCCGTGGATATCGCCAACGTACCAAAGGACAAAAAAACCTATCAGATGGATTATGCCAATCGGTTTGAAGCCATTCGAGAAACCCAAATGGATATTGACGAAGGGGCTGATATTGTTATGATAAAACCTGGTTTGGCATATTTGGATATTGTTCGCGAAATAAAAAACGAAGTTGATGTACCTGTAGCTGTGTACCAAGTCTCCGGAGAATATGCCATGCTGAAAGCAGCTGCCGAAAAGGGTTGGCTGGACCATGACAGTGTCATGTTAGAACAATTGACCGCCATTAAAAGAGCCGGTGCCAACATCATTGCAAGTTATTTTGCGAAGGATTTTATCCGTGTGATGGGCTAAACGCTATATTAAAAAGCTTTTTATGAAGACCCTCTTTTTGGCGATTCTCTCAATCTTCTTATTGATATGGAACGCCCAAGCTCAGCAACTGTCCAAGGATAGAATACTATCAAAACCAAGTTTCGATTCAATATCCGTTGCGTTCAAAGTAGATTCAATAATGACCAACGGTATACAAAACCATGCTTTTCCCGGAGCTCAGGTGTTGGTTGCCAAAAACAATGAGGTGATTTTTCATAAAGCTTACGGTTACCATACGTATGATAGTATTCAAAAAGTAAGCCTGACCGATGTATACGATTTGGCCTCCGTGACCAAAATTACAGCACCTTTACCAGCTCTCATGAAACTGGTGGATGAGAAAAAACTAAAGTTAGATGTCCCTTTTAGTGCGTATTGGAAACCTTGGCGCAATAGAAAAACTAAGAAGAGTATTACCTTAAGGGAGATACTAAGTCATCAAGCAGGTTTAACACCATATATTGTTTTTTTAAGTAAAGTGATGCAAAATGGGAAGCTGAAAAAAAGATTCATAAAAACCTCAACAAGCAAAAAATTCCAAAAACAGGCCTATCCTAATATTTATAT
The nucleotide sequence above comes from Flagellimonas sp. HMM57. Encoded proteins:
- the hemF gene encoding oxygen-dependent coproporphyrinogen oxidase, producing MKDKFYAYIQTLQDTITNKLEEVDGKAKFQEDLWKRPEGGGGRTRVIENGAVFEKGGVNISGVHGELPKSMQQYFGVENADFFACGLSLVLHPKNPMVPTVHANWRYFEMYDKNGSIIDQWFGGGQDLTPYYLFEEDGKHFHTICKKACDAHNPEFYFNYKKRCDEYFWNSHRNEARGLGGLFFDYCKAIDTMTMEDWYNFVTEVSNSFLEAYIPIVSKRKMLPYNQKQRDWQEIRRGRYVEFNLVHDKGTLFGLKTNGRIESILMSLPPHVQWRYDHHPEKGSDEEKLIEVLQSPKEWV
- a CDS encoding four helix bundle protein → MVNYKNYKVWQRSHNLVLKIYKITEQYPKSEQFGLVSQMNRASVSIPTNIAEGCGRETQKELIRFLYISSGSAHELDYLILVSKELGLINPKKAEDLLVEIDEIKKMLAALIKTIKKTL
- the hemB gene encoding porphobilinogen synthase, producing MYPLIRNRRLRASESIRRLVRETIVTPDDFLVPLFVVEGKGIKEEIPSMPNYYRMSLDHLEKEVKELWQMGLCSVLLFVKVPDSLKDDKGTEALNPEGLMQRAIKNVKNACPEMLVMTDVALDPFSSYGHDGIVAEGQILNDETSEVLAEMSVSHAHAGADFVAPSDMMDGRILTIREALEDEGFQNTGIMSYSAKYASAFYGPFRDALDSAPVDIANVPKDKKTYQMDYANRFEAIRETQMDIDEGADIVMIKPGLAYLDIVREIKNEVDVPVAVYQVSGEYAMLKAAAEKGWLDHDSVMLEQLTAIKRAGANIIASYFAKDFIRVMG